A part of Diachasmimorpha longicaudata isolate KC_UGA_2023 chromosome 11, iyDiaLong2, whole genome shotgun sequence genomic DNA contains:
- the LOC135167710 gene encoding mitogen-activated protein kinase kinase kinase 13 isoform X1 produces the protein MRTPGAEAEVNRSHEGYGFDFQPKIKTTGSTSSSPMPSSSGIIVNPLVLSNSPAEADEFPDSVLCIQDELGQLNNIGVDSSLSIEGLKDPQGIKHEAAYDLPGDSKSESSEDTSQNGQSSGTMETQKPSWMEGILGCMKPVWTLISKPVVSEKMKGSPDDHWEILFETISDLEWLGSGAQGAVFRGLLNKEVVAVKKVREPRETDIRHLRKLNHPNVVKFRGVCTQAPCYCIVMEYCPYGPLYDLLRGGEKVPPQRLVSWSKQIAAGMAYLHAHKIIHRDLKSPNVLIGQGEVVKISDFGTSREWNEISTRMSFAGTVAWMAPEIIRNEPCSEKVDIWSYGVVLWELLSGEVPYKDVDSSAIIWGVGNNSLHLPIPASCPEGYKLLVQQCWAAKPRNRPSFKHIEVHLQIAAVEVLCTKSEEYFKTQQTWKEEIRVHMKQMQTNSSNGSRYEADLIRQRESELRHAQDIREHYERKLEVTNNLYLELSAFYLQMEQRERDITKREQQSGGKQYRKRLVHPLLPFKERLPKRRNNLVQSSSTTPTTPPSPQDTPNSPMKATLCTQLNNSNQPETIVLPSANSNSSFKQKKYRHRRVGSGGIVSASPRSSPHRERKSGELSVKYVDHQTQTDITSISESIESLGICCHSQGVQYSPPRSIPKSVNGNSLDVADRGMFEGMCSSPEGCSIENRSNGNERIKDSDDEHLETLERKVSEIINANRLLSPVDNGNCDDVTIHGLHYGMGRNGAVGGTCDGAEMEAARGDAEDENDNAIDRLGENDNDDCDIDSEDDGGEEGWSDEDGESSVRYGFNYSLRRRSATRRPIGPGCRLRRIKQNPLSSIDRGLVSDEENTSEYSHPPSSHSSTLESNPDVQRAYRRATRNANRTSEVPYMYVKRSGDREIAVSP, from the exons ATGAGGACACCCGGAGCGGAGGCAGAGGTGAATCGCTCCCACGAGGGCTACGGCTTCGATTTTCAACCGAAGATCAAGACCACTGGATCAACTTCCTCGTCACCCATGCCGTCGTCCTCTGGAATTATCGTTAATCCACTTGTGCTGTCGAACTCACCGGCTGAAGCTGATGAATTTCCCGACag TGTGCTGTGCATTCAAGACGAACTGGGTCAGCTGAATAACATTGGTGTGGATTCCAGTCTTTCGATAGAGGGGTTGAAGGATCCGCAGGGCATTAAACATGAAGCTGCATATGATCTACCTGGGGATTCCAAGAGCGAGAGCTCGGAGGACACCAGCCAGAATGGACAGAGCTCTGGTACCATGGAGACACAGAAGCCGAGCTGGATGGAGGGCATTCTGGGCTGCATGAAACCAGTGTGGACACTCATATCGAAGCCGGtcgtcagtgaaaaaatgaagggaaGCCCAG ATGATCACTGGGAGATTCTCTTCGAGACAATAAGTGACCTTGAATGGCTAGGCTCGGGGGCCCAGGGCGCCGTATTCCGAGGGCTCCTCAACAAAGAAGTAGTCGCTGTGAAAAAGGTGCGGGAGCCACGTGAGACTGACATTCGTCACCTGCGTAAACTCAATCACCCCAATGTCGTCAAATTTCGTGGTGTCTGCACCCAGGCCCCCTGCTACTGCATAGTGATGGAGTACTGTCCTTATGGGCCTCTTTACGACCTCCTGCGAGGAGGTGAAAAGGTCCCCCCACAGCGCCTCGTGTCCTGGTCAAAGCAAATAGCTGCGGGAATGGCCTACCTGCATGCCCACAAGATAATTCACCGTGACTTGAAAAGCCCGAATGTTCTGATCGGTCAGGGTGAGGTAGTGAAGATATCGGACTTTGGAACAAGTCGTGAGTGGAATGAAATAAGCACGCGAATGAGCTTTGCGGGAACCGTAGCCTGGATGGCCCCAGAGATAATTCGTAACGAGCCATGTTCCGAAAAAGTTGACATTTGGTCTTATGGAGTAGTTTTGTGGGAGCTTCTGAGTGGTGAGGTGCCTTACAAGGACGTGGACTCGTCAGCGATCATCTGGGGTGTTGGCAACAACTCCCTCCACCTTCCAATTCCAGCCAGCTGTCCCGAGGGCTACAAACTCCTGGTACAACAGTGCTGGGCGGCAAAACCCAGGAATCGACCCTCCTTCAAGCACATCGAGGTTCATCTTCAGATAGCGGCTGTCGAGGTCCTCTGCACCAAGTCCGAGGAGTATTTCAAGACCCAGCAGACATGGAAGGAGGAGATCAGGGTTCACATGAAGCAGATGCAGACGAATAGCTCGAATGGCTCGAGGTACGAGGCTGATTTGATCAGGCAGAGGGAGAGTGAGCTGCGACATGCCCAGGACATCAGAGAACACTACGAGCGTAAGCTCGAGGTAACTAACAATCTTTACTTGGAGCTGAGTGCGTTCTACCTTCAAATGGAGCAGAGGGAGCGTGATATAACGAAGAGGGAACAGCAGTCAGGTGGTAAACAGTATAGAAAACGGTTGGTGCATCCTCTTCTGCCATTCAAGGAGAGACTACCCAAGAGGCGGAATAATCTCGTTCAGTCGAGCTCAACGACACCAACAACACCCCCGTCCCCTCAGGACACACCCAACAGCCCCATGAAGGCGACCCTCTGCACACAGTTGAATAATTCCAATCAACCTGAGACTATTGTACTTCCTAGTGCCAATTCAAACTCTAGTTTTAAGCAGAAGAAGTACAGACACAGGCGGGTGGGCTCCGGGGGGATAGTTTCGGCGAGCCCTAGATCAAGTCCCCACAGGGAGAGGAAGAGTGGAGAATTGAGTGTCAAGTACGTGGATCATCAGACCCAGACGGACATCACCAGCATCAGCGAGTCCATTGAGAGCCTCGGCATTTGCTGTCACTCCCAGGGCGTACAGTACTCACCCCCCAGGTCCATTCCCAAGTCTGTTAATGGGAATTCTCTGGATGTGGCTGATAGGGGGATGTTTGAGGGCATGTGCTCGAGCCCTGAGGGCTGCTCCATTGAGAACAGGTCCAATGGAAACGAGAGGATCAAGGATAGCGATGACGAGCATCTTGAGACGCTCGAGAGAAAAGTCTCGGAGATTATTAATGCTAATAGACTTCTGTCACCGGTGGACAATGGCAACTGCGACGACGTTACTATACATGG CTTACATTATGGGATGGGTAGGAATGGGGCTGTCGGAGGGACCTGTGATGGGGCGGAAATGGAGGCAGCTCGCGGGGATGCTGAGGACGAGAATGATAATGCAATTGATAGGCTTGGGGAGAATGATAATGACGATTGTGATATCGATTCGGAGGACGATGGGGGAGAGGAGGGATGGTCTGATGAGGATGGAGAATCGTCGGTCAGATATGGGTTTAATTATTCGCTTAGAAGACGAAG TGCAACAAGACGACCCATAGGACCGGGCTGTAGATTAAgaagaataaaacaaaatccATTGAGCAGTATCGATCGTGGTCTGGTATCGGATGAGGAAAATACATCTGAATATTCTCACCCGCCTTCCAGCCACTCTTCGACGCTTGAAAGTAATCCAGACGTCCAACGGGCCTATCGTCGAGCCACTCGCAATGCCAATAGAACGTCTGAGGTCCCTTACATGTACGTTAAACGATCTGGTGATCGAGAAATAGCTGTAAGCCCTTAA
- the LOC135167710 gene encoding mitogen-activated protein kinase kinase kinase 13 isoform X3, whose amino-acid sequence MRTPGAEAEVNRSHEGYGFDFQPKIKTTGSTSSSPMPSSSGIIVNPLVLSNSPAEADEFPDSVLCIQDELGQLNNIGVDSSLSIEGLKDPQGIKHEAAYDLPGDSKSESSEDTSQNGQSSGTMETQKPSWMEGILGCMKPVWTLISKPVVSEKMKGSPDDHWEILFETISDLEWLGSGAQGAVFRGLLNKEVVAVKKVREPRETDIRHLRKLNHPNVVKFRGVCTQAPCYCIVMEYCPYGPLYDLLRGGEKVPPQRLVSWSKQIAAGMAYLHAHKIIHRDLKSPNVLIGQGEVVKISDFGTSREWNEISTRMSFAGTVAWMAPEIIRNEPCSEKVDIWSYGVVLWELLSGEVPYKDVDSSAIIWGVGNNSLHLPIPASCPEGYKLLVQQCWAAKPRNRPSFKHIEVHLQIAAVEVLCTKSEEYFKTQQTWKEEIRVHMKQMQTNSSNGSRYEADLIRQRESELRHAQDIREHYERKLEVTNNLYLELSAFYLQMEQRERDITKREQQSGGKQYRKRLVHPLLPFKERLPKRRNNLVQSSSTTPTTPPSPQDTPNSPMKATLCTQLNNSNQPETIVLPSANSNSSFKQKKYRHRRVGSGGIVSASPRSSPHRERKSGELSVKYVDHQTQTDITSISESIESLGICCHSQGVQYSPPRSIPKSVNGNSLDVADRGMFEGMCSSPEGCSIENRSNGNERIKDSDDEHLETLERKVSEIINANRLLSPVDNGNCDDVTIHGATRRPIGPGCRLRRIKQNPLSSIDRGLVSDEENTSEYSHPPSSHSSTLESNPDVQRAYRRATRNANRTSEVPYMYVKRSGDREIAVSP is encoded by the exons ATGAGGACACCCGGAGCGGAGGCAGAGGTGAATCGCTCCCACGAGGGCTACGGCTTCGATTTTCAACCGAAGATCAAGACCACTGGATCAACTTCCTCGTCACCCATGCCGTCGTCCTCTGGAATTATCGTTAATCCACTTGTGCTGTCGAACTCACCGGCTGAAGCTGATGAATTTCCCGACag TGTGCTGTGCATTCAAGACGAACTGGGTCAGCTGAATAACATTGGTGTGGATTCCAGTCTTTCGATAGAGGGGTTGAAGGATCCGCAGGGCATTAAACATGAAGCTGCATATGATCTACCTGGGGATTCCAAGAGCGAGAGCTCGGAGGACACCAGCCAGAATGGACAGAGCTCTGGTACCATGGAGACACAGAAGCCGAGCTGGATGGAGGGCATTCTGGGCTGCATGAAACCAGTGTGGACACTCATATCGAAGCCGGtcgtcagtgaaaaaatgaagggaaGCCCAG ATGATCACTGGGAGATTCTCTTCGAGACAATAAGTGACCTTGAATGGCTAGGCTCGGGGGCCCAGGGCGCCGTATTCCGAGGGCTCCTCAACAAAGAAGTAGTCGCTGTGAAAAAGGTGCGGGAGCCACGTGAGACTGACATTCGTCACCTGCGTAAACTCAATCACCCCAATGTCGTCAAATTTCGTGGTGTCTGCACCCAGGCCCCCTGCTACTGCATAGTGATGGAGTACTGTCCTTATGGGCCTCTTTACGACCTCCTGCGAGGAGGTGAAAAGGTCCCCCCACAGCGCCTCGTGTCCTGGTCAAAGCAAATAGCTGCGGGAATGGCCTACCTGCATGCCCACAAGATAATTCACCGTGACTTGAAAAGCCCGAATGTTCTGATCGGTCAGGGTGAGGTAGTGAAGATATCGGACTTTGGAACAAGTCGTGAGTGGAATGAAATAAGCACGCGAATGAGCTTTGCGGGAACCGTAGCCTGGATGGCCCCAGAGATAATTCGTAACGAGCCATGTTCCGAAAAAGTTGACATTTGGTCTTATGGAGTAGTTTTGTGGGAGCTTCTGAGTGGTGAGGTGCCTTACAAGGACGTGGACTCGTCAGCGATCATCTGGGGTGTTGGCAACAACTCCCTCCACCTTCCAATTCCAGCCAGCTGTCCCGAGGGCTACAAACTCCTGGTACAACAGTGCTGGGCGGCAAAACCCAGGAATCGACCCTCCTTCAAGCACATCGAGGTTCATCTTCAGATAGCGGCTGTCGAGGTCCTCTGCACCAAGTCCGAGGAGTATTTCAAGACCCAGCAGACATGGAAGGAGGAGATCAGGGTTCACATGAAGCAGATGCAGACGAATAGCTCGAATGGCTCGAGGTACGAGGCTGATTTGATCAGGCAGAGGGAGAGTGAGCTGCGACATGCCCAGGACATCAGAGAACACTACGAGCGTAAGCTCGAGGTAACTAACAATCTTTACTTGGAGCTGAGTGCGTTCTACCTTCAAATGGAGCAGAGGGAGCGTGATATAACGAAGAGGGAACAGCAGTCAGGTGGTAAACAGTATAGAAAACGGTTGGTGCATCCTCTTCTGCCATTCAAGGAGAGACTACCCAAGAGGCGGAATAATCTCGTTCAGTCGAGCTCAACGACACCAACAACACCCCCGTCCCCTCAGGACACACCCAACAGCCCCATGAAGGCGACCCTCTGCACACAGTTGAATAATTCCAATCAACCTGAGACTATTGTACTTCCTAGTGCCAATTCAAACTCTAGTTTTAAGCAGAAGAAGTACAGACACAGGCGGGTGGGCTCCGGGGGGATAGTTTCGGCGAGCCCTAGATCAAGTCCCCACAGGGAGAGGAAGAGTGGAGAATTGAGTGTCAAGTACGTGGATCATCAGACCCAGACGGACATCACCAGCATCAGCGAGTCCATTGAGAGCCTCGGCATTTGCTGTCACTCCCAGGGCGTACAGTACTCACCCCCCAGGTCCATTCCCAAGTCTGTTAATGGGAATTCTCTGGATGTGGCTGATAGGGGGATGTTTGAGGGCATGTGCTCGAGCCCTGAGGGCTGCTCCATTGAGAACAGGTCCAATGGAAACGAGAGGATCAAGGATAGCGATGACGAGCATCTTGAGACGCTCGAGAGAAAAGTCTCGGAGATTATTAATGCTAATAGACTTCTGTCACCGGTGGACAATGGCAACTGCGACGACGTTACTATACATGG TGCAACAAGACGACCCATAGGACCGGGCTGTAGATTAAgaagaataaaacaaaatccATTGAGCAGTATCGATCGTGGTCTGGTATCGGATGAGGAAAATACATCTGAATATTCTCACCCGCCTTCCAGCCACTCTTCGACGCTTGAAAGTAATCCAGACGTCCAACGGGCCTATCGTCGAGCCACTCGCAATGCCAATAGAACGTCTGAGGTCCCTTACATGTACGTTAAACGATCTGGTGATCGAGAAATAGCTGTAAGCCCTTAA
- the LOC135167710 gene encoding mitogen-activated protein kinase kinase kinase 13 isoform X2, whose translation MVLARFFTKKERDDTSVRQSGLEKVAPSVLCIQDELGQLNNIGVDSSLSIEGLKDPQGIKHEAAYDLPGDSKSESSEDTSQNGQSSGTMETQKPSWMEGILGCMKPVWTLISKPVVSEKMKGSPDDHWEILFETISDLEWLGSGAQGAVFRGLLNKEVVAVKKVREPRETDIRHLRKLNHPNVVKFRGVCTQAPCYCIVMEYCPYGPLYDLLRGGEKVPPQRLVSWSKQIAAGMAYLHAHKIIHRDLKSPNVLIGQGEVVKISDFGTSREWNEISTRMSFAGTVAWMAPEIIRNEPCSEKVDIWSYGVVLWELLSGEVPYKDVDSSAIIWGVGNNSLHLPIPASCPEGYKLLVQQCWAAKPRNRPSFKHIEVHLQIAAVEVLCTKSEEYFKTQQTWKEEIRVHMKQMQTNSSNGSRYEADLIRQRESELRHAQDIREHYERKLEVTNNLYLELSAFYLQMEQRERDITKREQQSGGKQYRKRLVHPLLPFKERLPKRRNNLVQSSSTTPTTPPSPQDTPNSPMKATLCTQLNNSNQPETIVLPSANSNSSFKQKKYRHRRVGSGGIVSASPRSSPHRERKSGELSVKYVDHQTQTDITSISESIESLGICCHSQGVQYSPPRSIPKSVNGNSLDVADRGMFEGMCSSPEGCSIENRSNGNERIKDSDDEHLETLERKVSEIINANRLLSPVDNGNCDDVTIHGLHYGMGRNGAVGGTCDGAEMEAARGDAEDENDNAIDRLGENDNDDCDIDSEDDGGEEGWSDEDGESSVRYGFNYSLRRRSATRRPIGPGCRLRRIKQNPLSSIDRGLVSDEENTSEYSHPPSSHSSTLESNPDVQRAYRRATRNANRTSEVPYMYVKRSGDREIAVSP comes from the exons atggtGCTTGCTCGATTTTTCACCAAAAAAGAGCGAGATGACACAAGTGTCCGACAGTCGGGGCTCGAGAAAGTTGCGCCCAG TGTGCTGTGCATTCAAGACGAACTGGGTCAGCTGAATAACATTGGTGTGGATTCCAGTCTTTCGATAGAGGGGTTGAAGGATCCGCAGGGCATTAAACATGAAGCTGCATATGATCTACCTGGGGATTCCAAGAGCGAGAGCTCGGAGGACACCAGCCAGAATGGACAGAGCTCTGGTACCATGGAGACACAGAAGCCGAGCTGGATGGAGGGCATTCTGGGCTGCATGAAACCAGTGTGGACACTCATATCGAAGCCGGtcgtcagtgaaaaaatgaagggaaGCCCAG ATGATCACTGGGAGATTCTCTTCGAGACAATAAGTGACCTTGAATGGCTAGGCTCGGGGGCCCAGGGCGCCGTATTCCGAGGGCTCCTCAACAAAGAAGTAGTCGCTGTGAAAAAGGTGCGGGAGCCACGTGAGACTGACATTCGTCACCTGCGTAAACTCAATCACCCCAATGTCGTCAAATTTCGTGGTGTCTGCACCCAGGCCCCCTGCTACTGCATAGTGATGGAGTACTGTCCTTATGGGCCTCTTTACGACCTCCTGCGAGGAGGTGAAAAGGTCCCCCCACAGCGCCTCGTGTCCTGGTCAAAGCAAATAGCTGCGGGAATGGCCTACCTGCATGCCCACAAGATAATTCACCGTGACTTGAAAAGCCCGAATGTTCTGATCGGTCAGGGTGAGGTAGTGAAGATATCGGACTTTGGAACAAGTCGTGAGTGGAATGAAATAAGCACGCGAATGAGCTTTGCGGGAACCGTAGCCTGGATGGCCCCAGAGATAATTCGTAACGAGCCATGTTCCGAAAAAGTTGACATTTGGTCTTATGGAGTAGTTTTGTGGGAGCTTCTGAGTGGTGAGGTGCCTTACAAGGACGTGGACTCGTCAGCGATCATCTGGGGTGTTGGCAACAACTCCCTCCACCTTCCAATTCCAGCCAGCTGTCCCGAGGGCTACAAACTCCTGGTACAACAGTGCTGGGCGGCAAAACCCAGGAATCGACCCTCCTTCAAGCACATCGAGGTTCATCTTCAGATAGCGGCTGTCGAGGTCCTCTGCACCAAGTCCGAGGAGTATTTCAAGACCCAGCAGACATGGAAGGAGGAGATCAGGGTTCACATGAAGCAGATGCAGACGAATAGCTCGAATGGCTCGAGGTACGAGGCTGATTTGATCAGGCAGAGGGAGAGTGAGCTGCGACATGCCCAGGACATCAGAGAACACTACGAGCGTAAGCTCGAGGTAACTAACAATCTTTACTTGGAGCTGAGTGCGTTCTACCTTCAAATGGAGCAGAGGGAGCGTGATATAACGAAGAGGGAACAGCAGTCAGGTGGTAAACAGTATAGAAAACGGTTGGTGCATCCTCTTCTGCCATTCAAGGAGAGACTACCCAAGAGGCGGAATAATCTCGTTCAGTCGAGCTCAACGACACCAACAACACCCCCGTCCCCTCAGGACACACCCAACAGCCCCATGAAGGCGACCCTCTGCACACAGTTGAATAATTCCAATCAACCTGAGACTATTGTACTTCCTAGTGCCAATTCAAACTCTAGTTTTAAGCAGAAGAAGTACAGACACAGGCGGGTGGGCTCCGGGGGGATAGTTTCGGCGAGCCCTAGATCAAGTCCCCACAGGGAGAGGAAGAGTGGAGAATTGAGTGTCAAGTACGTGGATCATCAGACCCAGACGGACATCACCAGCATCAGCGAGTCCATTGAGAGCCTCGGCATTTGCTGTCACTCCCAGGGCGTACAGTACTCACCCCCCAGGTCCATTCCCAAGTCTGTTAATGGGAATTCTCTGGATGTGGCTGATAGGGGGATGTTTGAGGGCATGTGCTCGAGCCCTGAGGGCTGCTCCATTGAGAACAGGTCCAATGGAAACGAGAGGATCAAGGATAGCGATGACGAGCATCTTGAGACGCTCGAGAGAAAAGTCTCGGAGATTATTAATGCTAATAGACTTCTGTCACCGGTGGACAATGGCAACTGCGACGACGTTACTATACATGG CTTACATTATGGGATGGGTAGGAATGGGGCTGTCGGAGGGACCTGTGATGGGGCGGAAATGGAGGCAGCTCGCGGGGATGCTGAGGACGAGAATGATAATGCAATTGATAGGCTTGGGGAGAATGATAATGACGATTGTGATATCGATTCGGAGGACGATGGGGGAGAGGAGGGATGGTCTGATGAGGATGGAGAATCGTCGGTCAGATATGGGTTTAATTATTCGCTTAGAAGACGAAG TGCAACAAGACGACCCATAGGACCGGGCTGTAGATTAAgaagaataaaacaaaatccATTGAGCAGTATCGATCGTGGTCTGGTATCGGATGAGGAAAATACATCTGAATATTCTCACCCGCCTTCCAGCCACTCTTCGACGCTTGAAAGTAATCCAGACGTCCAACGGGCCTATCGTCGAGCCACTCGCAATGCCAATAGAACGTCTGAGGTCCCTTACATGTACGTTAAACGATCTGGTGATCGAGAAATAGCTGTAAGCCCTTAA
- the LOC135167735 gene encoding armadillo repeat-containing protein 1-like isoform X2: MTILSDRTVLSYLAYVLEVPDAEIVELALDILEIFTKNVENYVHITSTFGVREALEAVINKYCIDTPKLAKHAQSVKDDIERMKPPIYNLRSRCRRVIEPKKLKTHVIVLHVSGLLPETRAELEATLIRIEGLISLVLDVEHQRVTMRTLVNVTARSIAEAIQENTQNMEARLVTRNKYNQEFLVKLTSEENGESNEFPEYLPEEEDNQEDQKEGVVSLLTGLKQSASTLYKSTAEFLHNSFYW, translated from the exons ATGACAATTCTTTCG GATAGGACAGTCCTGTCTTACCTCGCATACGTCCTGGAAGTACCTGACGCTGAAATTGTGGAGTTGGCACTGGATATTCTCGagatattcacaaaaaatgttgaaaattacGTGCACATAACCTCGACTTTTGGGGTCCGTGAGGCACTCGAGGCTGTTATTAACAAGTACTGTATTGACACACCGAAATTAGCGAAACATGCACAGAGTGTCAAGGATGATATTGAGAGGATGAAACCACCTATTTATAATTTGAGGAGCCGGTGTAGGAGAGTTATTGAACCAAAGAAACTCAAGACCCACGTTATTGTGCTCCATGTCAGCGGATTGTTACCT gAAACTAGAGCAGAGCTGGAAGCTACACTCATTAGAATTGAGGGACTTATTTCACTTGTTCTTGATGTTGAACATCAGAGGGTCACTATGAGGACTTTAGTTAATGTTACTGCTAGATCCATTGCTGAGGCTATTCAAGAAAACACTCAGAATATGGAGGCGAGATTAGTTACCAGAAATAAGTACAATCAAGAATTTTTAGTTAAACTG ACCAGCGAAGAAAACGGAGAGTCAAACGAGTTTCCCGAATACTTGCCCGAGGAAGAGGACAACCAAGAGGACCAAAAAGAGGGTGTAGTGTCCCTCTTGACAGGGCTGAAACAGAGTGCCTCTACCCTCTACAAATCGACCGCTGAATTTTTGCACAATTCCTTCTACTGGTGA
- the LOC135167735 gene encoding armadillo repeat-containing protein 1-like isoform X1, translating into MECEEPADSKELLATLETYRKLADDFTNHDTILKDRTVLSYLAYVLEVPDAEIVELALDILEIFTKNVENYVHITSTFGVREALEAVINKYCIDTPKLAKHAQSVKDDIERMKPPIYNLRSRCRRVIEPKKLKTHVIVLHVSGLLPETRAELEATLIRIEGLISLVLDVEHQRVTMRTLVNVTARSIAEAIQENTQNMEARLVTRNKYNQEFLVKLTSEENGESNEFPEYLPEEEDNQEDQKEGVVSLLTGLKQSASTLYKSTAEFLHNSFYW; encoded by the exons ATGGAGTGTGAGGAGCCAGCGGACTCCAAGGAGCTTCTAGCCACCCTGGAGACATACAGGAAGCTTGCTGATGATTTTACCAACCATGACACTATTTTAAAG GATAGGACAGTCCTGTCTTACCTCGCATACGTCCTGGAAGTACCTGACGCTGAAATTGTGGAGTTGGCACTGGATATTCTCGagatattcacaaaaaatgttgaaaattacGTGCACATAACCTCGACTTTTGGGGTCCGTGAGGCACTCGAGGCTGTTATTAACAAGTACTGTATTGACACACCGAAATTAGCGAAACATGCACAGAGTGTCAAGGATGATATTGAGAGGATGAAACCACCTATTTATAATTTGAGGAGCCGGTGTAGGAGAGTTATTGAACCAAAGAAACTCAAGACCCACGTTATTGTGCTCCATGTCAGCGGATTGTTACCT gAAACTAGAGCAGAGCTGGAAGCTACACTCATTAGAATTGAGGGACTTATTTCACTTGTTCTTGATGTTGAACATCAGAGGGTCACTATGAGGACTTTAGTTAATGTTACTGCTAGATCCATTGCTGAGGCTATTCAAGAAAACACTCAGAATATGGAGGCGAGATTAGTTACCAGAAATAAGTACAATCAAGAATTTTTAGTTAAACTG ACCAGCGAAGAAAACGGAGAGTCAAACGAGTTTCCCGAATACTTGCCCGAGGAAGAGGACAACCAAGAGGACCAAAAAGAGGGTGTAGTGTCCCTCTTGACAGGGCTGAAACAGAGTGCCTCTACCCTCTACAAATCGACCGCTGAATTTTTGCACAATTCCTTCTACTGGTGA
- the LOC135167720 gene encoding pyruvate dehydrogenase [acetyl-transferring]-phosphatase 1, mitochondrial produces the protein MVMRGGWILLNNGYIAKRFNDGIKCCSRWYASLPKLTPEEVTRILRTNEFTQELKGSNSFMYYDSNQLASNNPLEDARAEGRCRLTNGLLFGIFDGHGGNSCAQVVSKRLLHYISACLLPREVLDETLKQSRTPEQLREHLLECFHDKTEFVPEIDKLYGESFLSFLGEVSEKYGDSGGLGPQLEKALETAFLSLDNDISSEALKKVKRQIDARTLSVAMSGAVAVVAHVDGPHLHVAGVGDCQAVLGIYSDEEGWSAKVLTVEHNADNREEVGRILSEHPASESRTVIKMERLLGQLAPLRALGDFRYKWSKELMKKIVVPYYGEGAMPPNYHTPPYLTAKPQVTYHKLTPKDKFLIIATDGLWDLLSPLEAVQLVGEHMSGKVTLNSLQPTAGMKLSEINNMLVKRKEGLKKKPLDENAATHLLRNALGGTECGMDHAKVSQFLTLPSEVVRIFRDDISITVGYTDTDFLKNCSL, from the exons ATGGTGATGAGAGGTGGATGGATTCTGCTTAATAATGGATACATTGCAAAAAGATTTAACGATGGAATCAAGTGTTGCAGTAGGTGGTACGCATCGCTGCCGAAACTTACACCTGAGGAG GTGACGAGAATCCTGAGGACGAATGAGTTCACACAGGAGCTGAAGGGGTCCAATTCCTTCATGTATTATGATTCTAATCAGTTGGCTTCGAATAATCCTCTAGAGGATGCCAGGGCTGAAGGACGATGTCGATTGACGAATG GATTACTCTTCGGAATATTTGACGGTCACGGGGGTAACTCCTGCGCCCAGGTAGTCTCGAAAAGATTACTACACTATATTTCCGCTTGCTTATTACCTCGGGAAGTCCTCGATGAGACTCTCAAACAATCGAGAACCCccgagcagctgcgagagcaCTTGCTGGAGTGCTTTCACGATAAAACAGAGTTCGTTCCTGAGATCGATAAACTCTATGGGGAGAGTTTTCTCTCCTTCCTGGGGGAGGTTTCTGAAAAGTATGGCGACTCGGGTGGACTGGGGCCTCAGCTAGAGAAAGCCCTGGAGACGGCTTTTCTCAGCTTAgataacgatatttctagcgaGGCTCTGAAGAAAGTCAAGAGGCAAATCGATGCCAGAACTCTCTCGGTTGCTATGTCAGGAGCTGTAGCTGTCGTTGCTCATGTCGACGGGCCTCATCTTCATGTGGCTGGAGTCGGTGATTGTCAGGCAGTTCTGGGGATTTATTCAG ACGAGGAAGGGTGGTCTGCGAAAGTGCTCACCGTAGAGCACAACGCAGACAACCGCGAGGAGGTCGGGAGAATTCTCTCAGAGCACCCGGCAAGCGAGAGTCGAACGGTGATAAAAATGGAGCGCCTTCTAGGTCAATTAGCCCCCCTTCGGGCCCTCGGTGATTTTCGATACAAGTGGAGCAaggaattgatgaaaaaaattgtagtgcCATATTACGGTGAGGGAGCTATGCCCCCAAACTACCACACACCACCCTATCTGACAGCCAAGCCCCAGGTGACGTATCACAAACTCACGCCGAAGGACAAATTCCTGATAATAGCCACTGACGGCCTGTGGGATTTGCTGTCACCTCTCGAGGCAGTTCAACTCGTCGGCGAGCACATGAGTGGGAAAGTCACCCTTAACTCACTCCAGCCAACAGCCGGCATGAAATTGTCTGAGATCAATAATATGCTGGTGAAGAGGAAAGAAGGACTGAAGAAAAAACCTCTGGATGAAAATGCTGCCACGCACCTTCTCAGGAATGCCCTTGGGGGCACAGAGTGTGGGATGGATCATGCAAAGGTCTCGCAATTCTTAACGTTACCAAGTGAAGTCGTTCGTATTTTTCGGGACGACATTTCCATTACTGTTGGATACACTGATaccgattttttgaaaaattgttcgttGTAG